GACGCTTGCATTGTCTTTCTGCAGCGCATCCCACTTATTAACCACGAAGATACAAGCTTTTCCGGCCTCATAGGCGTAACCGGCAATTTTGGAGTCCTGTTCGGTAACCCCGTCCTCAGCATTGATGACGATGAGAACCACATCGCCCCGTTCGATGCTCCGCAGCGAGTCGACTACGCTGTATTTTTCAAGCTTCTCGGTGGTCTTCCCCTTACGCCTGATTCCGGCAGTGTCGATCAGGAGATAGCGCTTTTTATTGCAGGTGAAGTGCGTATCAATCGAGTCTCGCGTTGTGCCGGCAGTCGGATTGGCCACCGACCGCTCAAAGCCGAGCAGCTTGTTTACCAGCGAAGACTTGCCGACATTGGGCCGGCCGACCACGGCGATTTTCGTTATCTCATCCTCATCATCTGCCGGTGAATGAGGGAGAATGCCCATCAGCTCTTCAATCAGATCATTGATGCCACGATTGTGCTCGGCTGAGATGGTGTGCATCGAGTCTATTCCGAGTGAATAGAAATCAGACGAGGCAAGCTCCAGCTTTTCCCCGTCTATTTTGTTCACCAGGTAAAAGACCGGCTTGTTCACCTTGCGCAGCATCCCCGCAACCTCTCGATCGGCAGGAGTCAAGCCTTCCCTGCCGTCCATGACGAAAAAGATGACATCGGCCTCCTCCATTGCCAGCTGCGACTGCTCCCGCATCTGCTGCAACAGGCGATCTTCGGTGACCGGTTCAAACCCGCCGGTATCGACCAGGATGAACGGCACCTCATATTTATTGACCGTGGCATAATTCCTGTCCCTGGTCACTCCCGGCATATCATCTACAATCGCCCGTCTGTGGCCGACAAGGCGATTGAAAAGTGTTGATTTCCCTACATTGGGACGGCCAACTATTGCGACTATCGGTTTACTCATGAATTATCCTTTTAACTTAGATTCTTTGTGCGTTGGAAAAGAATAAAAATTGATATGCGATCTAAAGTTGCCGTTATCTTGAAAAAATTAGAGTTGAAGCACTAAGTTAGGCATCAAATTCTTTGATAATTCCTTCAAAACTATTGGAGTGAATAAATTCGGTATTAATCCCATAAAGGGCAAGATCATAAATTTCAATTACCGTATTATTACGCCTTAGTTTACTAATATCGCAGTTCAACAATTCTTTTTTTACATTTAAAATAGTTCTTTCTATAATTTTATCCCAGAATTTGTACCTTGTGTTTTTGTTTATATAAAGCCTGAAATTAGTATCATATAAAATAATTGTTTTGGGGGCCAGACTCAATGCCCATTTTAAAAACATATCTTGTTCATGGAAGGTCAATGGAGTAAGAATAAATCTAGTATTTACTGAAATTTTACCATTTTTTATCAATTTTTCTACAAATTGGATAGTCCTATCCAATTTTAGCCCCATAACTTTACTATAAGTTTCTGGTTGGAATCCAACTATTGAGATGTCTATACTGTCGAATAATCTCTCTATCTCATCGATGCGAGTCAAATCAACATTAGCATTCGAAATAACAGAAAAATGGGTATCTCTTGGCAAGGATTGCTTGATTGATGATAAAAAATCTAGTGATTTTTTCTGTATTAAAATCTCGCCTCCCTGAGAGACAATCTTATCAATTTTACCCATTTTATTTATTAATCTAATAACGTCATCATATAGTTCGTATTTGCCTTTCCACATAGGTGCATCGACACAACACATAGCGCAAACAGCTTGGCATTCTAGGGATAATTCAATATTTAATAAGTTATATTTGAGCGTATCATTGGAGTTTTTAGCTCTTATAGAGTATTTATTGCATAAACACTTTGGTGGAACAAAAGCTATAACCTTATCTAAGATATTCTTATCAGAAACAAATCCTATCTTCATATCTTTTCGGTTCCAAACTCTGCAGCATGGATAAACCTCCCCATTAGATTTAACAAACAGCTCATTGCAGTGACAAGCACGAGACTCTTGGAAAACATTTTTAAGAGAATGTTTTTTTATCCAAACATAGAGGGGATCTTTTATGAAGCCTGGCAGGAAATCCCTTATCCCACTATTTCTGGAAATTATTTTTAATAGTTCTCTCAGATCATAAGCCATGCAAAACTCCAATAACGAAAGACTACTCGTACCCCAGTTCCTTCATCATATTTTTATTGCCGGTCCAATCCTTGCGCACCCTTACGAACAGTTCCAGAAACACCCTGGCCCCCAGAAGCTGCTCGATCTCCTTGCGCGCCAGCGTTCCGACCTTCTTCAGCATGGCGCCATGTTTGCCGATGACAATCCCCTTCTGGGTTTCACGTTCAACCGAAATGACCGCAGAGATGCGAATCAGACCATTCTCCTCTTCACCCTCATCGAACTCTTCCACGTTGACAGCCACGGCATACGGGATTTCGTCGCCGGTATGGCGGAAGACCTTTTCCCGGATAATCTCGGCGACCACAAACCGCTCCGGGGCATCAGTCAGGATATCGTCAGGGAAATAGGCCGGTCCTTCCGGGAGCAGCGGCAGGATCAGGCGGTCAAGTCGATCCACACCTTCGCCTTTGGCTGCCGAAAGCGGGACAATTTCCCGGAAATTATGGAGCTTACCATACTCTGCCAGCTTCAGGATCAACTGTTCGCGGCTGATCAGATCTATCTTGTTGACGATAAGAATCACCGGGGCATCGATCCGGCCGAGGCGCTCCTGCAACAGTTCAAACTGCTGAACCGGCTTAGCAGTGGCATCCACAAGAAAAAGTACGACATCAACCCCTTCAAGCGCAGCACCGGCCTCATCCACCATGTAGCGGTTGAGTCTTGACCGCCCCTTGTGAATACCCGGGGTATCGATAAAAACAATCTGGCCCCCTTCGACATTATGAATCCCCTGGATCCGGTTGCGGGTGGTCTGCGGCTTGTCGGATGTAATCACCAGTTTTTCGCCAAGAATGCAGTTGAGAAGCGTCGATTTCCCGACATTTGGGCGGCCGATTATTGCGACAAAACCGGAACGAAATTTTTCAGACATATGGTTTCCCTTCATCATTAAAGTCAAGATCAGTGAGCAGGTTTCCGTAGCGCTCGGTCGAAGAGGTGCGTAAAACGATCTCTGTTGGCAGCAGTGTGGGGTCAGCGTCTATTCTGTCCGGAACAATTCCTGTTGCAGCCAGCCGTTTCAGGTTTGTCCGGTGCTGACCGGCAACGTCGGAAACGCGAGAGGGGGCGCAACGAACAATGCATTTAGTTCCCGCGTCAACTCCTGTGCAAAGTTGCAGCAAAAGATAATAGCACAACTCCGACTCCACCAGTTGACGAAACGCAGGATGATACGGACCGGCAATTATTTTCCCCGGTTCGGCAAGAGAATCACTGGCCTGCAGGCCGATACGGATCACCGGCAGTTCCGCCTTCATGCAGCGGTGAAGCATGGCGGCACAGAGTCTGACCGCCTCTTCCAGCGACAGGGGAGCAAATTCGCCTGACCGGTACAGCGCGGCAAGGGCAGTCCCGGCCAGAACGAGCCCCGGGTAAATGCGCAGGAAGTCGGGAGCAAGGCCAATCGCTTCATGAAGAGTGG
This window of the Geoanaerobacter pelophilus genome carries:
- a CDS encoding radical SAM protein, with the translated sequence MAYDLRELLKIISRNSGIRDFLPGFIKDPLYVWIKKHSLKNVFQESRACHCNELFVKSNGEVYPCCRVWNRKDMKIGFVSDKNILDKVIAFVPPKCLCNKYSIRAKNSNDTLKYNLLNIELSLECQAVCAMCCVDAPMWKGKYELYDDVIRLINKMGKIDKIVSQGGEILIQKKSLDFLSSIKQSLPRDTHFSVISNANVDLTRIDEIERLFDSIDISIVGFQPETYSKVMGLKLDRTIQFVEKLIKNGKISVNTRFILTPLTFHEQDMFLKWALSLAPKTIILYDTNFRLYINKNTRYKFWDKIIERTILNVKKELLNCDISKLRRNNTVIEIYDLALYGINTEFIHSNSFEGIIKEFDA
- the der gene encoding ribosome biogenesis GTPase Der, giving the protein MSKPIVAIVGRPNVGKSTLFNRLVGHRRAIVDDMPGVTRDRNYATVNKYEVPFILVDTGGFEPVTEDRLLQQMREQSQLAMEEADVIFFVMDGREGLTPADREVAGMLRKVNKPVFYLVNKIDGEKLELASSDFYSLGIDSMHTISAEHNRGINDLIEELMGILPHSPADDEDEITKIAVVGRPNVGKSSLVNKLLGFERSVANPTAGTTRDSIDTHFTCNKKRYLLIDTAGIRRKGKTTEKLEKYSVVDSLRSIERGDVVLIVINAEDGVTEQDSKIAGYAYEAGKACIFVVNKWDALQKDNASVGRFVDRIRTEFKYLPFAPIIFVSAVTGQRVPKIIQEVDKVMTQYARRVTTSDLNKVFTEATEAKHAPLASGRRVKFYFATQVGTKPPTFVIFTNQPEGIHFSYERYLANRFREAFGFEGTPIRLLFRGRERNKA
- a CDS encoding elongator complex protein 3, whose translation is MPGAVVLAGSDQMIVPFFISHHGCPHHCIFCDQRSITGQCQPLPSPEIILATIASYCATSPGKPVEVAFFGGTFTMLPVVDQQRLLAPLQPLLNSGAVSSVRLSTRPDAITAEQVAFLWDSGVRTVELGVQSLDDQVLTACQRGHCADDVRGAVSILRGAGLSVGLQLMPGLPCSSSGKDLATLHEAIGLAPDFLRIYPGLVLAGTALAALYRSGEFAPLSLEEAVRLCAAMLHRCMKAELPVIRIGLQASDSLAEPGKIIAGPYHPAFRQLVESELCYYLLLQLCTGVDAGTKCIVRCAPSRVSDVAGQHRTNLKRLAATGIVPDRIDADPTLLPTEIVLRTSSTERYGNLLTDLDFNDEGKPYV
- the era gene encoding GTPase Era — protein: MSEKFRSGFVAIIGRPNVGKSTLLNCILGEKLVITSDKPQTTRNRIQGIHNVEGGQIVFIDTPGIHKGRSRLNRYMVDEAGAALEGVDVVLFLVDATAKPVQQFELLQERLGRIDAPVILIVNKIDLISREQLILKLAEYGKLHNFREIVPLSAAKGEGVDRLDRLILPLLPEGPAYFPDDILTDAPERFVVAEIIREKVFRHTGDEIPYAVAVNVEEFDEGEEENGLIRISAVISVERETQKGIVIGKHGAMLKKVGTLARKEIEQLLGARVFLELFVRVRKDWTGNKNMMKELGYE